The Poriferisphaera corsica DNA segment ATGCGAAGCTGCATCCAGGCCAGAGGATACAGGTGGGTATCGCCCGAGATGCGAGACAAGCATTGCTTGCAGCGGAGGACATGTTGGATGCAACCGTTATAAGAAGCTTGTCGCAGTCTTTAGGTGTGAGGGTTGCAATAGAATTTGATGAAAGACGTTCTATGAGTAAGGCTGCGTGATATTGAAGCAAAACGAAGTGAATATGCATTAGATCAGATTTTCCTTGATTTATAATGGTATAGCGCTTATTTTGCTTTTAACGCAACGCTGCAAAAATCGCACTAAATGCGAATCCAACCTTAACGTCCTGCTGGACGAACCAAACGCATCAACCTAGGAAGAGGGCACGATTGCAAAGATCGTGCGGCGAGACTGCAGCCATGATAAGTCAGAAAATTTTCGAGACGACGATCCGTCATTACCTCGCACCCATCATTGAATATCTCGATGATCCGGGTGTTGCTGAGGTTATGGTCAATCGATTTGATGAGATTTACATTGAGAAGAACGGTGAGCTAATCAAGACACCGGCGCGGTTTGTAGATCTTGAGCATTACGAGGCGGCAACGAATAATATCCTTCAATTTACGAGACAATCGCTAAACAGTGACAAAACGTTGATGGATGCGAGGTTGCCGGATGGCTCTCGTGTGCATGTGGCTAAATCGCCATGCGCGAGACGCGGAACTGTGATGACGATTCGAAAATTCAGTAAGGAAATGCTGGATATCGATTGGTTAGTAGAACTAGGTACGTTAACGCCCGAAGCGAAGGATTTTATTCGCCTTGCAGTCGAAGGCGAGATGAACCTTCTGGTGACAGGCGGCACGTCATCAGGCAAAACATCTTTACTGAACGCGCTCTCTGTATTTATCCCATCGGAACAGCGGATTGTTGTGATTGAAGATTCTGCTGAGTTACAATTACAAAAAGAACACATTGTTTCGATGGAAACCAAAGCGCCGGATCGCTTCGGTCATGGGGGTGTGTCTATTCGTGATCTATTCCGTTCATCGCTTAGACTTCGACCTGACCGGATCATTATTGGCGAGGTGCGGGGCGGGGAAGCACTGGACATGATTCAGGCGATGACATCGGGCCATGGCGGATCGATGGGGACATTGCATGCCAACAATCCAATGGATGCGATGAACCGCCTTGAAACAATGGCGATGATGGCGAAAGTGGATTTGCCGTTGGTTGCGCTGCGAGGTCAAGTCGCATCGGCGATTGATTTGGTGATCCAGATGTCTCGGCAAGAGGGCGGGAAACGAATGGTTACACAGATCTCGGAAATTGGCTCATTGGGTGAGAATGGTAGACACGTTTTACGGGATATTTATAGGCTCGAATCGTCTAAAAGCGATGATCCTCAAAATAATTCACACAAACTGGCATGGACAGGTGAAAGACCTGAGCTAGCAGACCGTCTTAATTATAAGCAGTTGGATCAGTGCGGCGATGCACTACGCAAGGTGTTTGGGCTGGCTGCTGCGGAAACCACTTGAATGGAGCTCGCATGATTTTGATGCTGGCACATTATCACGTACGAAAGCTTAAAGTGTCGCTCAGACGTTTTAAGCGTAATCAACGTGGTGCGACAGCACTGGAGTATTTGCTTGTCATTGGTGCGATCGTGTTGCCAAGCTATGTGATTATTCAGATGATGCTTGACCTATTAGTTACGCATTACCAGATTACGGTAGACCTGAATGGCATGCCGTTTCCTTAATGAATGTTGATATGTGTTCGGCGGGCAAGCGTTTTGGATTTTGTTAAGAATATTGTGAATGGAAGGATGAACATGCTAACGACACTAAAGAAGAGATGCGAGAGCGGTAAGAATGCCTTGTTAAGATTGCATCGATCTGAACAGGGCGCAGAAGGTATTGAGAAGTTGTTAATTATTGGTGCGATTGTTTTGCCGCTCTTGATCGTACTTGTAATCTTCCGAAAAGAAATTTCAACCTGGGTACGTGAGAAATGGGATAACGTGCAGAGCGAATCTGAGGCAAGTGATTTTTAGTTGAATGATTAGCCTTGCTTATTAACTCGAGAGGTTGAGACGCCAAATGCCATACGTTTCTGCAATTGCTTTTATTGCATTAATCACTCTGGTTGTAATCTCTGCGATTACAGACATCAGAGAAGGTCTGGTTTACAACCGCGTCACATACTCTGCAATTGTCTTAGGGTTTATGTTCTGGGCCATCGCAGGTTGGATGGATTATGGCACGGGTCTTAAAGCTGCAACGCTTGGTTTTTCAGCGGGTTTGTTGCCTTATGCACTGATGTTCTTCTTGGGTGGATTAGGCGGAGGTGATGTCAAGCTTATGGCTGCAGTTGGAACAATCAGTGCGTCGTGGCAATGTGTTCTGTCAACCACCGTGTATGCTCTAATCATCGCGATGCTCTTCTGCATATTCGTGATGTTTCGCAAGAAAATCATATGGCAAACTCTCTCGAAAATTCTTGTTGCATTTCTGTCAGTTCGGGCAGGTACAAAACATAGATTCGAAAATGCGGGCGCTCAAATTCCATTTGCCGCTGCAGTGGCTGTGGGGGCAACATTAGCTGGGGCGGAACAACTATTGGGACTGACTACGCCGTGGTCGTGGCTAAACCCGTAAATATCCATGAATACTTTGTGGTGATGCTAATCGTCAGAACCATGAAGGAAAGATTGAAGCATGAACTCACCTGATTTCAAAAAACCACAATTATCTCCACTCAATCCCGGCGATCGAGTCGGTGCTTACACTATTATCGAACAGATCGGTTCGGGTGGTAGTTCGATTGTATTTAAAGCACAAGATACGCTTTTAAAAAATATCGTCGCTGTCAAGCATATCATGCTCGACCCAGCTTCGGATGATGAACATTTGCGCCATCGCGTTCAGCAGGAAATTAGTATCCATAAGCAGGTCACGAGTGATCTTCCCAATTTTTTAGTAAAAATGATCGACTTCATTGACGACCCGAGAGGAATTTTCATCGTCATGGAGTACATTGATGGCCCTTCGCTTGAGCAAATGCTGACAATGTCAACTATGCCAATGCCTCTACGACAAGCACTGGGGATCATAGCGGGTACAGCGGTCGCATTGAATCACATCCATTCGAAAGGGATCATCCATCGTGATCTTAAGCCTGCAAATATTATGTTACCGCGGACAGGTGGTCTGAAGCTAACCGATTTTGGCCTTGCAACCGTAATCGCTGAGCAAGAAACCATGTCACTAGGCTCTGCTCGGTACATGGCTCCCGAGATGCTTAGTGGTCAAAACTTGGACGTCCGCTCTGATATTTATTCTTTAGGTTTGATTGCATATGAATCAATCATCGGGCGATCTAATTTTGAAATCGCCTTCAGGCCAATATTGCGCGACAATCGAAATCAAGCGCTTCGCTGGATGAAATGGCATACGAACAATCGTGCACAAATACCCGCTATCAACCAATTCATGCCTGATATGGATCCAAAAATTGGTGAATTTATCAATCGATTGCTCGCGAAGGAACCGGACAAAAGGATACCGACGACGGTAGATCTGCTCAATGCGATACGTATGCATTTCTTGGAGCTGAATATTCCAGACAGCATGTTCGATCAAAACAATACGATCGGACATGACACACCTGTTTCTACTGCACATGATACTGCCCCTCTACCCCAAGTAGGCAAACGCTATAAAATCCTTGCCTCAATACTTGGCATCGTCGCTCTATCCGGTATAGCGACAGGAATCATACTGTACAACAAACAAAGTTACGCATTTAAGAAAAAAATTTCCACATCAACAGAATTAATTGAATCTGCACAACAACACTATAATTCAGGTAATTTTGATAGCGCACTAAACTTCTACCGAACTGTCTCAAATGATTGGGGCGTTGATTCTAAACTGGGACGTAAGGCAAAATCGGGTATCAACCTATCAAAGGGCCAAATAGCATTACGTGAGAAAAATTTCAATGATGCGATTGTTGCTTTTAAACAGGCACTTGTGCTTGAAGGTTTGGATAAACGTCAAATCAATCAACTGATAGAAGAAGCAAAGAAACGACGTGATTTTTACGATGCGGTGAATCGCATTGAGCGAGATATTACTGAACTTCGCTTGCCTCAGGCCCAGGCAACACTCGAACAATGGCGTGATCTTTCTCTAACGACTGAAGAAACGGATCTCATCAAAGAACTTGAGATCAGACTTGGTGATCAAAGATTACAAATCGAAGTGACAGCCATTATTAAAGAAGCCGAAAAATTAGTGGCTATTGGCAGACGAGATCAGGCTATTCGTGAATTAGAAATTGCTAAATCTCGTATTTCCAGCTCCCAATTACGCCAGCAATATGAAAATCTTTTGGCGAATGCTTCCTACGATTTAGCGATCATTGAGGCGCAACGAGCAGAAGCTGACAATCAATATGGTAAAGCCGTTGAGTCATATATGGGGGCGTACAACATCAAAAAATCTGATGATCTTCGAGACAAGATCAATCAACTACAAAGTCGATCTGAGCTTGAAAAAGGCTTGCTCTTAATGCAAGAGGGCGATTACAAGCGAGCTAAAACTGCACTACTCAGTTCGCTAGGTTATAAGAAAAATGCTGCTGCGAATGAAGCACTTAAGCGTATTGATGCTGAGGATCAGTACCAGCTCTTTATGCAAGCAGGCCAAAAAGCAATGAATGAAGTGGATTTTGAAGTAGCGATGAATCACTTCAAGCAAGCTGTTGATCTAAGACCAACAGAAGCCGCGAATGAACAATATACAGAAGCATCGATTTTCTATTGGGCTGATCTATGTAAAGAGGCCTTACGGAATCGTGATCTTGATAAAGCTCAATCAATCATTGCAAAAACTGAGGCAATTGATTCGCTTCATGAACAAATTGATCCACTTCGCGAACAATTCAGCATTACGAGCGAATATCTGAAATTTCTCAATACAGGTGACAAGCAACGACAAAACTCAAGATTCTCTGAAGCCAAAATAAACTACCGCAAAGCGGCAAAGATTATGAAAACGGTCGAAATCGATACTAGGCTTCAAGATATTGAATTCGAGCATCTTCTTGCAAAGGCTCGAGCTTTGATCTTAATCGGCGACCGTAAGAATAGCCTTGCTGTTCTGCAAACCGCAAGTGAGATCCAAACTACACCAGAACTACACGAACTCATGAGACAGGTTCTGATCGAAGATGAAAAGCAATAATCTGTGAACAGGCAAATAATATGAATTTCACACAAAACCAATCCGCAACAGCCAATGCACCGACACCGGTTATTCAACCGAAAAAACCACAGCAAGGCAGTACCAAGCTTGTCATCATAGCGATCATCATCGCATTATGTGTAACAGTATTGAATTTCCTTTACATACAATCTCAGCTTAGTAAATCTGAGAAAAATTCAGTCGTCTTTTATCGCTATAAACACAATATCAAAGCCGGTAAAATCATTCGTGAGAATGATATCGAAATATGCAAATTATCCGATACCTATCGTAATTCGCTGCCTGAAGCATATATTGATGAATTCAATAAAACCGATTCATTGGATGTTATAACGAACAAGCCGCTCATGCGAGATGTGTATGAGAACCGTATTGTTTTCTTTGCTGACTTTACTGAATCTTCTTATGACCGTATTGATAAGAAAATTTCAATGGGTAAACGCCTGATCGCATTACCTGTTAATTACAAAACACTGCCGGGGATTCTTCGTCCAGGAATGTTTGTTGATATTGAAGCGCCATTCATGCAACCCCGCTCTATGATGACCAAAGTGATGCCAGTTATGGAGCGCGTCAAAGTCATTGCTGTTGGCAAACAAAGCTTGTCTGATGAAATGGTCGCTAGCAGCCGTAATGCCAGAATTGGGAACTATTCCACCATTAGCATTGAGGTTACTCCGGAACAAGCAACGCAGCTCTCAAGCATCGCAAAAATCACAGCAGGTGATTTTGAAATTCATCTCCGATACCCCTCGGATAATGAACGCCCTAAATTGCTTGACATAGGCATCAATCCTGATGTCATGGAACTCATCGGGCGTACAACTAACGGGCAACGATAACCTCGTAACGTGAGATTCACCTATGATTTTCTGGGTTTACGACCACAGCACCAATACACGTAACAAGGTCGAAGTGAATAGCACGATCATCAATATTGGTCGTGATGCATCGTGTCAACTTCATCTTAAGAGTGCGTTTGTCGCAAAGAAACATGCTCGCATCATCATGCGTGGCAACCAAATGTTTCTTGAATCTACCTCTCTTGCTGGTACACGAATTGCCAACCAGGAAATTGAGAAAGGCGAGCCCAAACTCTTTGATTTCGGCGATGAAATACAGATTGGACAATTCTCACTGACTGCTGCTGCGAAGGAACAGGTCAGCGAACAAGACCGTAGCACAAAGCGAAATCAACAAGATTTAATGGCTTTCGAGCAGAAAATACACTCTAGGCTGCTCGATCTAATGAATCTGCGTGTAACGGGCCATCTCAACAAGCAGGACGCAAACTTTGTCACACAAGTTCAACAGCACTTAAATGAAATCCTCAATCAAAATATTGAGCAACTCAGCGAAGATGTCATATGCTATGCCTGCAGTTTAGAAATATACAGACTCGTTTCATCCGAAGTTGTCAGGCAATGTCGCGGCCACATCCGTACAGAATATCAAGCCGCCGATGACGCCATGCTCGATCCATTAAAAGAGCAAGACATCGTTAACATTGTCAATTCAATTGTCGATTTAATGCCATTACTATTCGATCCGACGACGATCAACGAAGACCTTGCTGTCGCCGATGAGTCGTTTGAAGAACTATTTACACAACACTATGCATCTATTAGTTTACCGCTACGTCGATACATCGTTTATCGAAGCTTATCAAAGGATATTCTTGACATTCTGTTTGGCCTTGGGCCATTACAAGATTTATTAGAAATGCCATCGGTCAGTGAAATCATGGTTGTTGGCAAAGACAATATTTATATTGAAAAAAACGGTATTATTCAGAATACTTCCCGTAATTTCTTTTCAAACGAGATTTTACTTTCGATCATCGAACGCATATTGGCACCTGTAGGCCGCCGCGTCGATACATCCGTGCCGCTTGTTGATGCGCGACTTTCTGATGGTTCCCGTGTAAATGTTGTCATCAGCCCTCTTTCATTGACCGGCCCGTGTTTGACCATACGTAAATTCGGTTGGGTGCCTTTTACGATGGACGACTTGATTGACCGTGGCTCAATCAGTGAGCAATGCGCACGCTTCCTACAAGGTTGCATCATCGGTAAAAAGAATATCATTATCTCTGGTGGAACTGCATCAGGTAAAACAACACTCCTTAATGTCCTTTCCGCCTATGCCCGACAAGAAGAGCGAATCATAACTATTGAAGAATCTGCGGAATTAAGCCTCCCCCAGCCTCATGTCGTTCCATTAGAAGGACGCCCAGCAAATGTCGAAGGTAAAGGCGCATTCACTATTCGTGAGCTTGTTCGCAACGCTTTGCGAATGAGGCCTGATCGTATCATCGTTGGTGAAGTCCGTGGCTCTGAAGCACTAGACATGCTCCAAGCAATGAACACCGGCCACGATGGTTCTCTGTCTACATTACATGCTAATTCACCATATGATGCAGCTAAACGCCTCGAAACACTTGTCCTCATGGGTGTTGATATGCCGATCCGTGCGATCCGAGAGCAAATCGTGTCAGCGGTCGATCTTATTGTTCAGATTTCACGCTTTCCAGATGGATCTCGCCGCATCGCAAATATTTCCGAACTCACAAGCATTGATCGTGATACAGGGAAAATCTTCCTCGAAGATATCTTCACTCTGAAGAATCCGAAACAACCTCGCCTTCGCCATACTGGCTACTTGCCTGCATTCTCAGATGAATTGATCGAAAAAGAAATCTTTGATGTAGGGGTCTTTCTATGATCGATCTGTCCTCTGAACTCAACCTTAGCGTCATTCTCATATTGACCTTTGCATCGACTTATCTACTTATCAGACATGGTCATTCTGTATGCAAACGTTATTGGCAACAACAAATCATCAAGTACGAAACCGTCCTTTGTAAGCAGCTACTACTTGATATCAAACCTCAACACGCGATGATTGCAACATCTGCAGCCATCACTTTCGCTTTTCTTTTTGGCACCTTGACCACAAGCAGCCCAATCCTCGGCACCATTCTCGCCGCGATCACTTTTGCCATCCCACACTTTCTCATTAAACATCTAGAAGCAAAACGGCGTAAATTGCTCGACAGCCAACTCGTTGATGGCCTAACCACCCTCGCTTCTGGCGTCCGAGCTGGTCTCAACCTCATACAAGCAATCGAGCTCCTTGTCCTCAACCACACTGGACCAATCCAACAGGAATTCAATCATTTACTTCGTGAATATCGCATGGGTCTAGATCTGAACCAAGCGATGCGTAACACCGGCAATCGTGTTGGCTCACCGCTCTACCGACTTACCTTTACCGCCATTGAAATGCACCGTAAACGTGGTGGTGATTCTGGTAAAAGCTTAGATCGAATTGCCGAATCTATTCGCGAGATTCACCGCCTTGAAGGTAAGCTTGACGCCATCACAGCACAAGGCCGCTTTCAAGCAGTCATGATGGCTTGCATGCCGATCCTCTTTTCAATCCAACTCTACATCATGGATCCCGAAGGCTTCGAAATGTTGTTCATTCTCCCTACAGGGCGCATGATCCTCCTTGGCATCATTGCCATGCTCATTCTTGCATTCGTCTGGATTAGAAAAATACTAGCGATCGATATTTAATCTAACTCAATATTAGGCATTCATATGTATGATCTTGTCACACAATCCGTCATCAGCCTCATGGTTTTCAG contains these protein-coding regions:
- a CDS encoding ATPase, T2SS/T4P/T4SS family: MIFWVYDHSTNTRNKVEVNSTIINIGRDASCQLHLKSAFVAKKHARIIMRGNQMFLESTSLAGTRIANQEIEKGEPKLFDFGDEIQIGQFSLTAAAKEQVSEQDRSTKRNQQDLMAFEQKIHSRLLDLMNLRVTGHLNKQDANFVTQVQQHLNEILNQNIEQLSEDVICYACSLEIYRLVSSEVVRQCRGHIRTEYQAADDAMLDPLKEQDIVNIVNSIVDLMPLLFDPTTINEDLAVADESFEELFTQHYASISLPLRRYIVYRSLSKDILDILFGLGPLQDLLEMPSVSEIMVVGKDNIYIEKNGIIQNTSRNFFSNEILLSIIERILAPVGRRVDTSVPLVDARLSDGSRVNVVISPLSLTGPCLTIRKFGWVPFTMDDLIDRGSISEQCARFLQGCIIGKKNIIISGGTASGKTTLLNVLSAYARQEERIITIEESAELSLPQPHVVPLEGRPANVEGKGAFTIRELVRNALRMRPDRIIVGEVRGSEALDMLQAMNTGHDGSLSTLHANSPYDAAKRLETLVLMGVDMPIRAIREQIVSAVDLIVQISRFPDGSRRIANISELTSIDRDTGKIFLEDIFTLKNPKQPRLRHTGYLPAFSDELIEKEIFDVGVFL
- a CDS encoding prepilin peptidase — protein: MPYVSAIAFIALITLVVISAITDIREGLVYNRVTYSAIVLGFMFWAIAGWMDYGTGLKAATLGFSAGLLPYALMFFLGGLGGGDVKLMAAVGTISASWQCVLSTTVYALIIAMLFCIFVMFRKKIIWQTLSKILVAFLSVRAGTKHRFENAGAQIPFAAAVAVGATLAGAEQLLGLTTPWSWLNP
- a CDS encoding type II secretion system F family protein; the protein is MIDLSSELNLSVILILTFASTYLLIRHGHSVCKRYWQQQIIKYETVLCKQLLLDIKPQHAMIATSAAITFAFLFGTLTTSSPILGTILAAITFAIPHFLIKHLEAKRRKLLDSQLVDGLTTLASGVRAGLNLIQAIELLVLNHTGPIQQEFNHLLREYRMGLDLNQAMRNTGNRVGSPLYRLTFTAIEMHRKRGGDSGKSLDRIAESIREIHRLEGKLDAITAQGRFQAVMMACMPILFSIQLYIMDPEGFEMLFILPTGRMILLGIIAMLILAFVWIRKILAIDI
- a CDS encoding Flp family type IVb pilin gives rise to the protein MILMLAHYHVRKLKVSLRRFKRNQRGATALEYLLVIGAIVLPSYVIIQMMLDLLVTHYQITVDLNGMPFP
- a CDS encoding PilZ domain-containing protein, yielding MYHVPERRKDLRIRIARSVKIYNHLTGKYLAGKTLDVSAGGAMIVFGQHAKLHPGQRIQVGIARDARQALLAAEDMLDATVIRSLSQSLGVRVAIEFDERRSMSKAA
- a CDS encoding RcpC/CpaB family pilus assembly protein; amino-acid sequence: MNFTQNQSATANAPTPVIQPKKPQQGSTKLVIIAIIIALCVTVLNFLYIQSQLSKSEKNSVVFYRYKHNIKAGKIIRENDIEICKLSDTYRNSLPEAYIDEFNKTDSLDVITNKPLMRDVYENRIVFFADFTESSYDRIDKKISMGKRLIALPVNYKTLPGILRPGMFVDIEAPFMQPRSMMTKVMPVMERVKVIAVGKQSLSDEMVASSRNARIGNYSTISIEVTPEQATQLSSIAKITAGDFEIHLRYPSDNERPKLLDIGINPDVMELIGRTTNGQR
- a CDS encoding CpaF family protein produces the protein MISQKIFETTIRHYLAPIIEYLDDPGVAEVMVNRFDEIYIEKNGELIKTPARFVDLEHYEAATNNILQFTRQSLNSDKTLMDARLPDGSRVHVAKSPCARRGTVMTIRKFSKEMLDIDWLVELGTLTPEAKDFIRLAVEGEMNLLVTGGTSSGKTSLLNALSVFIPSEQRIVVIEDSAELQLQKEHIVSMETKAPDRFGHGGVSIRDLFRSSLRLRPDRIIIGEVRGGEALDMIQAMTSGHGGSMGTLHANNPMDAMNRLETMAMMAKVDLPLVALRGQVASAIDLVIQMSRQEGGKRMVTQISEIGSLGENGRHVLRDIYRLESSKSDDPQNNSHKLAWTGERPELADRLNYKQLDQCGDALRKVFGLAAAETT
- a CDS encoding serine/threonine-protein kinase: MNSPDFKKPQLSPLNPGDRVGAYTIIEQIGSGGSSIVFKAQDTLLKNIVAVKHIMLDPASDDEHLRHRVQQEISIHKQVTSDLPNFLVKMIDFIDDPRGIFIVMEYIDGPSLEQMLTMSTMPMPLRQALGIIAGTAVALNHIHSKGIIHRDLKPANIMLPRTGGLKLTDFGLATVIAEQETMSLGSARYMAPEMLSGQNLDVRSDIYSLGLIAYESIIGRSNFEIAFRPILRDNRNQALRWMKWHTNNRAQIPAINQFMPDMDPKIGEFINRLLAKEPDKRIPTTVDLLNAIRMHFLELNIPDSMFDQNNTIGHDTPVSTAHDTAPLPQVGKRYKILASILGIVALSGIATGIILYNKQSYAFKKKISTSTELIESAQQHYNSGNFDSALNFYRTVSNDWGVDSKLGRKAKSGINLSKGQIALREKNFNDAIVAFKQALVLEGLDKRQINQLIEEAKKRRDFYDAVNRIERDITELRLPQAQATLEQWRDLSLTTEETDLIKELEIRLGDQRLQIEVTAIIKEAEKLVAIGRRDQAIRELEIAKSRISSSQLRQQYENLLANASYDLAIIEAQRAEADNQYGKAVESYMGAYNIKKSDDLRDKINQLQSRSELEKGLLLMQEGDYKRAKTALLSSLGYKKNAAANEALKRIDAEDQYQLFMQAGQKAMNEVDFEVAMNHFKQAVDLRPTEAANEQYTEASIFYWADLCKEALRNRDLDKAQSIIAKTEAIDSLHEQIDPLREQFSITSEYLKFLNTGDKQRQNSRFSEAKINYRKAAKIMKTVEIDTRLQDIEFEHLLAKARALILIGDRKNSLAVLQTASEIQTTPELHELMRQVLIEDEKQ